The following are from one region of the Sardina pilchardus chromosome 4, fSarPil1.1, whole genome shotgun sequence genome:
- the LOC134078186 gene encoding uncharacterized protein C11orf42-like → MAAPSIAGPGMSMEEANDIWQCIKDKVLFKMCGDGWTPTPHLQDAHMFHPLSVIGKRVERSLRLRKVRSLFPLGPLSELLDRPGDTGPDPRPLGPVMREGPVHCDVFHEEFLDGVGRVRIHVVDYWRESGVQPLAPHTQLTLRESLPWLDSVHRLYLVSQTVCSSSCRLRLLGTEQGHQLKLGPETPLGFSCLRLAAQPSGLVEVRRGWESGYLHPKARWARSDSPEYERLKGGTATEPRVMGMLSQLAFSFAHPSTMSLPGPVSLSQDTLSPEPEQPEENLDEALLPLDDDDEEE, encoded by the exons gtgctctTTAAGATGTGTGGCGACGGCTGGACCCCGACTCCTCACCTGCAGGACGCCCACATGTTCCACCCGCTCTCCGTCATCGGGAAGCGGGTGGAGCGCTCTCTCCGTCTGCGGAAGGTGCGCAGTCTCTTCCCCCTGGGGCCCCTCTCCGAACTCCTGGACCGTCCCGGCGACACCGGCCCCGACCCGCGGCCTCTGGGCCCCGTGATGCGGGAGGGCCCCGTCCACTGCGACGTGTTCCACGAGGAGTTCCTGGACGGCGTGGGCCGCGTGCGCATCCACGTGGTGGACTACTGGAGGGAGTCCGGCGTGCAGCCCCTGGCGCCGCACACACAGCTGACCCTGCGCGAGAGCCTGCCCTGGCTGGACTCGGTGCACCGGCTCTACCTGGTCAGCCAGACGGTGTGCTCGTCCAGCTGCCGGCTGCGCCTGCTGGGCACGGAGCAGGGCCACCAGCTGAAGCTGGGGCCCGAGACGCCGCTGGGCTTCAGCTGCCTGCGTCTGGCGGCGCAGCCCTCGGGGCTGGTGGAGGTGCGGCGGGGCTGGGAGAGCGGCTACCTCCACCCCAAGGCCCGCTGGGCCCGCTCCGACTCGCCCGAGTACGAACGGCTCAAGGGAGGGACGGCCACGGAGCCCAGAGTGATGGGCATGCTGTCTCAGCTCG CGTTCTCCTTTGCGCACCCTTCCACCATGTCTCTACCTGGGCCCGTCTCACTGAGCCAGGACACCCTGAGCCCAGAACCGGAGCAGCCAGAGGAGAACCTTGACGAGGCCCTGCTTCCTCTcgacgatgatgatgaggaggagtga